TAGTAAGAAATAAACTGAAAATTTATTCAGCTGTTACAAATGCAAAAGCATTCCTTGCAGTGCAAAAAGAGTTCGGCACTTTCGATAAATACATTTGGCAGTTCACAGGCGGCAAGACATTAAAGAATGCAAGAGCAAGCATGAAAGATATTCCTGCAAAGACAAAAGAATCCGATGCAATGAGCAAGGACTTACTCAAGCGCGGATTTAAATTCGTCGGCTCAACAATCTGTTATGCCTACATGCAGGCAGCAGGAATGGTGAACGACCATATTGTAACATGCCATCGTTACAAAACAGTTTCTAAAAAATAATCCCCTATTAATTTTAACATATAAATGAAACATCAACGAACCTTCTCAAATGTATTCCGATATAAATTTGATAATTTAATGTCAAAAGGTCCCGGAGCATTAATTGTAGCACTTGGAATACTTTCTTTTTTAATAGTAATATTAGCTGCTGCTATAATTGCGCTTATTGGCATACACCCGGAAGGGCAGGAAGAATCTATGAGCTTTATCGAAGCTGCATGGCAAAGTTTAATGCGAGCTATGGATTCGGGCACTATGGCCGGCGATATAGGATGGGATTTCAGAATAATAACTTTTCTTGTTACAATGGGGGGAATTTTTATAGTATCAACTCTCATAGGTGTTCTTGGTACAGGTATAAACAATAAACTTGAACAGCTCCGAAAGGGAAAATCTCCCGTGATGGAAAATAATCACACGCTTATTCTCGGCTGGTCTGAAAAAATATTTACTATTATTTCCGAGCTTACCATTGCAAATGAAAATCAGAAGAAACCTTCCATTGTAATTCTTGCCAATA
The genomic region above belongs to Bacteroidota bacterium and contains:
- a CDS encoding DNA-3-methyladenine glycosylase I, producing MAKKEIVRCDWCKGSEIMMNYHDEEWGTPLHDDRKHFEFIILDGFQAGLSWSTIINKRQNFRKAFDNFDPKKVAKYDENKIEELLNDPGIVRNKLKIYSAVTNAKAFLAVQKEFGTFDKYIWQFTGGKTLKNARASMKDIPAKTKESDAMSKDLLKRGFKFVGSTICYAYMQAAGMVNDHIVTCHRYKTVSKK